The genomic window ctaccctTCTATGTATCCTTCACAACgctatccacacatccacacccgtTAGACGCCACACAAAACATCAtatctacccttctatctatctttcccaacgctatccacacatccacacccgtTAGACGCCACACAAAACAtcatatctatccttctatctatctttcacaacgctatccacacatccacacccgtTAGACGCCACACAAAACAtcatatctatccttctatctatctttcccaacgctatccacacatccacacccgtTAGACGCCACACAAAACAtcatatctatccttctatctatctttcacaacGCTATCCACACATCCCCACACGTTACACGCCACACAAAACAtcatatctacctttctatctatccttcacAACGCTATCCACTCATCCACACGCATTAGACgccacacaaaacatatatctatccttctatctatctttcccaacgctatccacacatccacacacattagACGCCACACAAAACATcatatctatccttctttctttctttcccaacgctatccacacatccacacacgttacacaccaaacaaaacatcatatctacccttctatctatctttcccaacgctatccacacatccacacgcgtTAGACGCCACACAAAACAtcatatctatccttctatctatctttcacaacgctatccacacatccacacgcgtTAGACGCCACACAAAACAtcatatctatccttctatctatctttcacaacgctatccacacatccacacccgtTAGACGCCACACAAAACATCAtatctacccttctatctatctttcccaacgctatccacacatccacacacgttaGACGCCACACAAAACATCACatctacccttctatctatctttcccaacgctatccacacatccacacgcgtTAGACGCCACACAAAACATCAtatctacccttctatctatctttcacaacGCTATCCACACACGTTAGACGCCACACAAAACATCAtatctacccttctatctatctttcccaacgctatccacacatccacacaccttaGACGCCACACAAAATATCACatctacccttctatctatctttcacaacgctatccacacatccacacacgttaGACGCCACACAAAACATCAtatctacccttctatctatcttccacaacgctatccacacatccacacacgttaGACGCCACACAAAATATCAtatctacccttctatctatctttcccaacgctatccacacatccacacgcgtTAGACGCCACACAAAACACCAtatctacccttctatctatccTTCACAACgctatccacacatccacacacgttaGACGCCACACAAAATAtcatatctatccttctatctatcttccacaacgctatccacacatccacacaaaataTCCACCATTATATGTGTAACGAAGTCCTGTGGTGAAGCGTATTTCCTGGGGGGAAGTGaccgtaatatttttttttctctccctgaaTAAAAATCATATCAGACATCATGAAAATATGACGTCGATAAGAACCAGTGCTTCCGCTTGCTTGCTACTGAGGCTTTTTTGAATTGTAAAGTGTCCAAGGCTATTTGGAAGCTTaaattctttgtttctctctctttctctctcgctcgctcgctcgcttgctctctctctctctctctctctctctctctctctctctctctctctctctctctctctttctctctctctcgcttgatctcgctctcgctctctttctctctcgctcgcttgctctcgcttgctctctgatctcgctctctctctctctctttttctcgctcgctcgcttgctctctctctctctctctctctctctctctctctctctctctctccctatttctctctcgctcgcttgctctctctctctctctctctctctctctctctctctctctctctctctctctctctctctctctctctctctctctctctctctctctctccctattatttttattattgctaacaattctgcaataatagtaatgataatgacattgatgatacatgtgatgataatacttaatgatgataataaaaactagcATGACACGTGGAaattctatgataatgataataataacgatggtaatgataatgataataataatgatgataatgataatggtaatattaatgatgatgataataacaataataacaataaaaggtataataatgataacaattatgataatagtaataataacgttgGTATAAAATGAAGAGGGACtacgctttctttctttcaccttgcTTCTTCTACTCTTCGCttatcgtctttctttttctttccctctccgtttacctttccctttccttctcccttttcccttcctttttccctctcacttttcctttccctcttcttctaaatgtacctttccctttccctttatcattccctgttccctctccctttccctttccctttctcctttcctttttcctatccctctctctctttttattttattttctctctccctggccCTTCTCCATCTACTATTCACtgtttcctctcccatttcctttccctttcccttttatttttccttttccatctcacgTTCCCTTtaactttcccttttatttttcctttccgtctcccggCCCTTCTCTATctaccattctctttccctctaccattctctttccctctcccttttcatttcccctctctcttttccctttcccttttctttttcttttccctctccctctctctcttttcatttttcccttccctcttccggcCCTTCTTCATCTACTAGTCactgttccctctccctttttccttcctttcccttctcactttcccttttctttttccttttccctctcactttcttctcccttttcttttgccttcccctctccatgtacctttctcttttcctctaccaTTCTCTGTTCCCtcgcccttttcctttcccttttcgttttcctttccctctcccggtCTTTCTCCATCTACTTTTCCCTTATCCGCTCtactttcctctcttattcctaAATAATCCTCATATTCaatccttccttccgtctttgcGCTTtatatctaccccctccctccctcttccctcctctccctctttgcctcccccacctttttcgtttccttgtccccttctctccctctctcccatactcccttttttccctctgagATCCTTCACCCTTTTATTTTATCCCTTTTTAGGCCACTCTGTttgtccctttttctccttctcccctttctccctctccttctccttctccatttctccctcttgctctccttctcctctctctccctttctacttttccctttctccctttctacctctccttctccctttctctctctccttctccctttctccctccccttctccctttctccctctccctctccctttctccctctccttctccctttctccctctccccttttttttctcctccttcctcttcccctttttaatcaacaacaattactatagtaataaaagtaatcgtaatcatcattactaccatgacaattgtgatgatgatgtggtggtgttgatgatgatagtaataataataacaatgatgataataataaagatgaatgatgatagtaataatggtgatgacgatgatgatgatgataatgatgatgatgatgatgattataatgatgataacaataataataagaagaagataacaatgatgataatgatgatagtggtaataataacgatgataatgataataacaataatgatgataatgataatggtaataataatgatgataataacaataataacaatataagctataataatgataacaattatgataatagtaataataacgatgataaaaaaatgacaatgataatgataataataataataataatgatgataacactaatcatagttacaacaacaacggcaataacaataaaaaacaataacaatgataaataacagtAAGAGTAACTACCATGAATTAAAAAGATGCAAGAAGACACTCACATTTCACATTAAACGAGTTATTTTTGGATCTAAGTTTTTCTTGTCCTGCTAATTATAATTTCTCTGTTCTCGTTTTGAGTCTTCAGTCAAGTGTAATAAAAGGCAGAGGTTATTTgtgtttttagatatatttttctttaacattaatatcgttattattagtatcactggtATTGATATCActggttttattattatagttactggtattgttgttattgttattattatgatgatgatcatgattattattattgccattattattattattattatcattattgttatcattattattattagtagtagtagtagtatcataatgattattataattactatcatgactattactcttgctattattattatggtcatcattgttatcatcatcattatccttattactatcatgatcattatcattgttgctgttgtatacattatttctatcctttctttatagcaactactattattgttatcatcataattatcctcatcatcaccatcaccatcaccatcatcatcatcattattgtgaacgAGAATGAGGCTTGTGGGTTTGTCATGGAAGGAGATGAAATTAGACCCCAAGagagacccagatgacactattattactattattgttattattattaccataattattatcctcatgattattattgttattatcattatcattattatcactgatgtaGCATTATATGATTAGAATCAGAGTTACACttgggaaaaaaggaaattattcaggtagagataaaaaagatagtgTTATAGAAGGAGATAAGGTATAGTAAAACTAGGATGAGTAGGGAGACattgactgtgtatgtgtgtgtgtgtgtgtgtgtatgtgtgtgtgtgtgtgtgtgtgtgagagagagagaaagagagagagaataagagaacgagagagagagagagaacggaatagagagagagagagagagagagagaacagtatatatatatatatatatatatatatatatatatatatatatatatatatatatatatatatatatatatatagagagagagagagagagagagagagagagagagagagagagagagagatagatagatagagagagagagagagagagagagagagaagagagagagaaagagagcagaaatatatatagagggaaattgacaggaagagagagagattaacagagagggagaaaacacaaagacagacgAACCAAGACAAAGTCAGACAGACgtagacaaagacacagaaacaaactgacagatagataaaaaaaaaaaaaaaaaaaacgcaccaaGGTAGACCGAAAAGAGGAAGCCAGGAGAGAGGaccgacggaaagagagagagagagagagcaaagacccCGAGACCATTTCCTGCAGACCCCGAGAAAATAAACAGAGCGAAGACTTCATAAAACGCCAGTAAGGCCGGCATACCTTCcagaacgaggggagagagagagggagatgaggggaaagaggggagagagagagagagagagagagttcacttTTCAAAATGGATCTTACACCTCATTTCTTCCGTTAAATAGAGGGCGAGATATCTTccaggggggggtgtgggggggtgtggggggagggagggttatctttattatctcttgCCATTGGTCGTTTTCTTTCggtatttccttttcatttcggaAGGAGGTTGTGGCTCTGAGCTCtagcaattatttttttcctataattTTGCATGAACTCtctatataaaatgataaaaaacggcACTATATTTATTCTCTAATTTTGCATAAACATTCAAAAAAGGATCCAAAATGGCCACTATATATCGTTAACGGCAagaattcgtaaaaaaaaaaaaaaaaaaaaaaaaaaaaaaaaaaaaaaaaacacgaggtgTGAATTATCAGtaatcacacccccacccccccaccccctccccagcaaGACAATTATTCCATTCACAAAGAGTCTATCAGAGGCACTGGGGCGTTCCATTCGATGTGGTAATTCGTTTACGTTATTCTACAAGATGAGTAGTTAGTGTGTCATTGTTCGCTGCATAAGGGGCGTCACATAATTTACAACTCATAATTTTACTATATTatgtctaatgtatatatatatatgtgtatgtgtgtgtgtgtgtatatatatatatgtgtgtgtgtgtgtgtatgtatatatatgtgtgtgtttgtgtggatgtatatatatatatatatatatatatatatatatatatatatatatatatatatatatatgtctgtgtgtgtgtctgtgtgtgtgtgtgtgtgtgtgtttgtgtgtgtgtgtatgtatatatatgtgtgtgtgtgtgtgtatgtttgtgtttgtgtgtgggtttgtttgtgtgtgtgtgtgtgtgtgtgtctgtgtgtgtgtgtgtgtgtgtgtgtgtgtgtgtgtgtgtgtgtgtgtgtgtgtgtgtgtgtgtgtgtgtgtgtgtgtgtgtgggtgtatgtgtatgtgtatgtgtatgtgtatgtatgtatgtatgtatgtgtgtatgtatgtatgtatatatatatatatatatataaatatatatatatatatgaatatatatgaatatatatatatatatatatatatatatatatatatatatatatatatatatatatatatatatatatatacatacatacatatatataaacacgctcgGGGTGTTTTTCATGCTGTGTGCAGAGACCCCTTGTATATCTAATCCTTTTGACTgacctcctccgcccctcctcgccAGGCCCTGGACCGCGACCCGCCGCACGGACGACCCACGTGGAAGCTCAAGGTGCAGGTCCGCGACGGCCAGCACGACCCGTCCTCCCGCCGCGTCAGGACGTCCAGCGCAGCCGAGGCCTCGTCCCACGTCCACGTCCGGCGGGCTCTGAGGCCGGAGGGTCAGCGCCCCCGCCCCCGCGCCTCTGCGAAGCCCGAGGGGGAACCTCCGCTCCTCGGCGACGGCGGAAGGTCAGAGGGGCAAGCGCTCCTGTTCCGAGACGCTTCCGGGTCACGACCCCCGCGCCTGCAGCCTCTCTCCTCCGAGGCGGAGTTGCCGCTTCCCGTGGCGAGGAAGCGCAAGAAAGAGGAGCCGCCCGAAGGACTCGTGATCCCCAGAGACGCCTCTCCTCCAGCGGGACAcaacgagaaaaggagaaaccGAACGCGACGAAAACTCGACGAGGAGGTCGATCGCCCCGAGGAGGCTCACGAGCGCCGCCTGAAGCACGAGTCGGAAGGCCCGAAGAAGGGGGAGCggacctctccctcccgccccccctcccccccgcgccgcGCTCCTTCGCGACACAAAGGCGAGTCTCGCGTCCAGCACGCGCGCTACGCAGGAGGAAGACCCGGCTCGAAGGATGCCGAAGGAGTCTACGGGAACACGAGAACCAGGACTCCGGGAGGCTCAGAAACCATGGGGATCGGCTATCAGGCAGGGACAGGAACGCTCCGCCAGGGCATCCTCAGGAGGAGTCCTCCGGGTTCGAAGGacgagaaggcgaggaggaggagaaggaacccTTCCAAGAACGGCAGGAGCAAATGGATTTTCATTTCGAACAACGGAACGACACCAACGCAGAAGAGGCTGAGAAAAAGGGGCAGCGGTCGACCCTGGCTGCCCCTCGGCCTGAGTCCCGAGGCGCAGACCGCCCTAAATCTCGGAAACATCTCACTCCCCAGCCGTAAAACTTTCCCGAAAATTTACCGGAGTGTCCCCGGTCGCCGCGGGAAGGTGAGAAGAAGCATAACGGAAGCCAagtcaggagaggagaggaaggggcagagggaagggacgagggagaaggaagggagaagggagacccaGAAACGGGAAGAAGCCCAGGACGcgctggaggaagggagggacggcggAGGATGCCAGGACTACGGCGTCTACAGCCTCGCCACGGAAGCCGAGGAGCCGGAGGTGTTCCTCGGGCCGACCGCCGGGAGGAGGACCTCGAGCGGACGGGGGCGGGTGCACGTCGTCGAGACTGTGGTGACGGTCGTGGTGAAGGACATCAACGACAACGCGCCCGTCTTCCCCAACTCCACCATGTACGGGGAGGTGCAGGAGAACGGACCCATTCGTAAGTTGCTGTGTATACTTTGTCTTtgtgcttctctctttccctccctcctcgaacTCTTTAACTCTCATTCtccgtgtctctttctcccctcggtTTTGGtcttcttttgcctcgtttgtgttCGCTTTTCTGCCTTTCCACTAGTTTTCGTTTTTCATCTAAATCGCTTTCCCTTATTATTCGTTTTTCCTTCGATTtgtccttttatttatattttttcttactctgaatttagttcgttttctttctcaacGGTTTTTCTCCACCTTTACCATACCTCACCTTTTCCCACTTTTTTCCGTATCCAacacttttcttcatcttttccctcttcctttttatttcctgtCTCGCCCCTTCCTTCATGAGAAGCTGCTCTCACTTTGTCAACGCGTGTGCGCCTCTCCTTATAAATTCGGGCCATGAAAAGTGTCACATTTCCAGCTCTCCTCATATCAATTTTCCTCCCCTGTCATGAGTTGCCATCGGGGAACCACGTATAAAGCAGACAGGTTGTCAAGAGAGTTTCAGGATGAGACGACGGCGACATAATGCGTCCTATaaccataaacatatatatggccAAAGGACCTTCTTGCTCCTTCCGAGTCCGAAACCCGAGGCGTCCCTCCCCATACGAgcgacctctcctcctcctcctcctcctcctcctcctcctccaactcctccttcgtCATCCCCAGGCTGTTGCAAAACCGTCATTTCAACAatacttcccttctcctttttgcaGCCTAAATTGCACGTCCGGAGACTTCGctctgggaagaagaagaagaagagagggagaaaatgctgCGCGTTCGTTTGCGTTCTTTCCCAGCGTGTCTTCAGATATTGGGGGCAAAGCCATAAAGATTTTTCTTACACAGGGGCGTCGAGAGGGCCCTCGCTTGTTTCAGACGTCGCTTGACAAAAGGGAAAGGGGTTAGAGCGACgaaagggggggcagaggggaggagtgggggtgtaggtgaaggtgatttttttctctctctcttcctgtgtaaGAGGAGCTATCAGGATGAGAGTCTTATAGGGGTATCTTCTTGGGTGTCCACTTTCTTGGCGATGACGTAAGACGCGTCTCATTTACGTCGACGTTGACGTCCTCTTCAGATACTAAGTTTTGACCCGAAGGCGGAGTCTCTCTcatctttaaaggaataaaagaagctGTGGTATTTTCCGAGTTCTGATGGGGTCGGAAGAGTTGTCATACTGCCTTTTATTGTGGCTCTAAGGATTGTTTAAAGTGTGCTTTATCGACAAAAAGGACAAAtatacactggcacacacacacatccgtacacacacacgcacgcacaccacacacacacacacactcataaacacatacacacacacacacacacacacacacacacacgtacacacactcataaacacatacacacactcataaacacacatacacacacataaacacatacacacactcacaaccacaaacattatatgtatgaataagtttGATACTCTCATCATATTAACATAACGTAATTTTCCTTAGGGTGTCATTACATTAATCATcgctctcactctgcctctcccactcctctctcactctacttctgtctctctccttcaactttcaatttctccctctctttctgtaattctctagctctctccctcttcctctgatcTTCTTatactcttatctctctctctctctctctctctctctttctgtctctctgtcgctctcactctgcctctccccctcctctctcactctagttatgtctctctccttcaactTTTTAaatttctccctctcgttctctaatTCTCTAGCTCgctccctcttattctttctctctctctttctctaatcttcttgtactctatctctttctctctatctttctatctatctatctctcgctctcttacaactctttctttctctctctctctctccctctctctctttgtctaatcttctttcactttcactttctctctctctctctctctctctctctctctctctctctctctctctctctctctctctctctctctctctctctctctctccctccctccctccctccctccctcctccctccctccctccctccctccctccctccctctcccactctccctctctctttctctctctccctccctccctccctccctccctccctccctctctctctgtctctctctctctctcgctctctctctctctccctccctccctccccccccctctctctctctctctctctctctctctatcctcctatctatctctcgctctctcactctctctctctctctctctctctctctctctctctctctctctctctctctctctctctctctctctctctctctctctctctctctctccctctctccccctccttccctccctccctcctccctccctcccNNNNNNNNNNNNN from Penaeus vannamei isolate JL-2024 chromosome 5, ASM4276789v1, whole genome shotgun sequence includes these protein-coding regions:
- the LOC138861882 gene encoding uncharacterized protein; the protein is MDTKREYWLESYCVLTRNRVKNWKSIKITAGRENNVNSSSFEQIPSDTICSPAIGALYHWPPEDLCPCRWGVQACSPESRAVWYWDAPQNCRLCWWSHFIVPGYGSSWFKADQSLLRTSASGAEPRLGAGGTLWLFGSHPFRSSLLRASDLISSRPRSAKKLQEYLSRSRGQLRPWRDCPVVILAHEGHNHRYIRVFENINSSQSLKGLNAVKHELVVAAVAEGRSAHSIVQVTVTDVNDNAPEFLETDVVVSVVEEDDRSLPAVIAKVEARDVDTVDKGGLLYTLSGDGVDGHGTYSAFFTISPNTGEILQHRALDRDPPHGRPTWKLKVQVRDGQHDPSSRRVRTSSAAEASSHVHVRRALRPEGQRPRPRASAKPEGEPPLLGDGGRSEGQALLFRDASGSRPPRLQPLSSEAELPLPVARKRKKEEPPEGLVIPRDASPPAGHNEKRRNRTRRKLDEEVDRPEEAHERRLKHESEGPKKGERTSPSRPPSPPRRAPSRHKGESRVQHARYAGGRPGSKDAEGVYGNTRTRTPGGSETMGIGYQAGTGTLRQGILRRSPPGSKDEKARRRRRNPSKNGRSKWIFISNNGTTPTQKRLRKRGSGRPWLPLGLSPEAQTALNLGNISLPSRKTFPKIYRSVPGRRGKVRRSITEAKSGEERKGQREGTREKEGRRETQKREEAQDALEEGRDGGGCQDYGVYSLATEAEEPEVFLGPTAGRRTSSGRGRVHVVETVVTVVVKDINDNAPVFPNSTMYGEVQENGPIRASRGPSLVSDVA